CGTCCCACCTGTTCCATCCGCTCCCGATTCTAGCGCTTGACGAACATCCTCAATCGTACTGATCCCTGCAGCTTGAAGCACAAGCGTGTTGGGTGAAACAGATTTTACAGCCTGATTTGTTTGTTTCATATACGAACTATCGCTGGTCTTCCCTGTCCCGATCAACTCTGTCGGTTCACAAACCATGACATCAGGTTTAAGTGTAGCAATTGCATGTGCTTCAGCAATTGAATCTGCACACGCAATAACCAAAATCCCTTGCTCCTGTGCTCTTTTCATAATCGTTACTAATTGATTGATCCCAACAGGATGTTCCGCATGATTCAAAAATGTCGCTTGCACGCCTGCCTCTACAAGTCCTTCTGGTAAAATATAA
This sequence is a window from Enterococcus sp. 7F3_DIV0205. Protein-coding genes within it:
- a CDS encoding triose-phosphate isomerase, with the protein product MKKRTVRAPFFCVNPKAYLYGDDALKLAEKADELAGKYDIDIFFTVQYVDAYRISQATKHLILTVQHMDGLTVGPGMGYILPEGLVEAGVQATFLNHAEHPVGINQLVTIMKRAQEQGILVIACADSIAEAHAIATLKPDVMVCEPTELIGTGKTSDSSYMKQTNQAVKSVSPNTLVLQAAGISTIEDVRQALESGADGTGGTSGIVCAKDPVQTLQDMVEEVVKVRAELKES